In a single window of the Cervus elaphus chromosome 1, mCerEla1.1, whole genome shotgun sequence genome:
- the LOC122707584 gene encoding olfactory receptor 4X2-like, whose product MANTQNVTEFIFLGLSPNQLVQKVCFVIFLLLYVAIVLGNFLIVLTVMSSRSLGSPMYFFLSYLSFVEVCYASTTALRLISDLLAERKAISLWGCMTQVFLIHFFGGIEMFLLTVMAYDRYVAICKPLSYTTIMNRQACAFLVGAAWMGGFVHSLAQILLIFRLPFCGPNVIDHYFCDMLPLLKLACSDTFLVGLLIVANGGTLSVISFVVLLASYVVILLHLRTRSSEGRRKALSTCGSHITVVTLFFAPCIFIYLRPSTTLSVDKMVAVFYTVITPLLNPVIYSLRNAEVKKAMKRLWIRAMKLEEK is encoded by the coding sequence ATGGCTAACACACAGaatgtgacagaatttattttcctggGACTTTCTCCCAATCAGCTGGTGCAGAAAGTCTGCTTTGTGATATTTCTGCTCCTGTATGTAGCCATCGTGCTGGGGAATTTCCTCATTGTCCTCACTGTCATGAGCAGCAGAAGCCTTGgctcccccatgtacttcttcctcagctACCTCTCCTTTGTGGAGGTCTGCTACGCCTCGACGACAGCCCTCAGACTCATCTCAGATCTGCTGGCTGAAAGGAAAGCCATATCTCTGTGGGGCTGCATGACACAGGTTTTCTTAATCCATTTCTTTGGTGGCATTGAAATGTTCCTGCTcactgtgatggcctatgaccgctacgtggccatctgcaagcccctCAGCTACACCACCATCATGAACCGGCAGGCGTGTGCCTTCCTGGtgggggcagcctggatggggggcTTTGTGCATTCCTTGGCTCAAATCCTTCTCATCTTCCGCTTGCCCTTCTGTGGCCCCAATGTGATCGACCACTATTTCTGTGATATGCTACCCCTGCTCAAACTTGCCTGCTCTGACACCTTCCTCGTTGGTCTTCTGATCGTTGCCAACGGGGGGACCCTGTCTGTGATCAGCTTTGTGGTCCTCTTAGCCTCCTATGTGGTCATCTTGCTCCATCTGAGGACTCGGAGCTCCGAGGGGCGGCGCAAGGCCCTGTCCACCTGTGGGTCCCACATCACTGTGGTCACCTTAttttttgctccctgcatcttcATCTATCTGAGACCTTCTACCACCCTGTCTGTGGACAAGATGGTGGCCGTGTTCTACACGGTGATCACCCCACTGCTCAACCCTGTCATCTACTCCCTGAGAAATGCTGAAGTGAAGAAGGCCATGAAGAGGCTATGGATCAGAGCAATGAAACTAGAAGAGAAATAG
- the LOC122707536 gene encoding olfactory receptor 4X2-like — MAKTHNVTEFIFLGLSPNQLVQKVCFVIFLLLYVAIVLGNFLIVLTVMSSRSLGSPMYFFLSYLSFVEICYASTTAPRLISDLLAERKAISLWGCMTQFSFIHLFGGTEAFLLTVMAYDRYVAICKPLSYTTIMNRQACAFLVGAAWMGGFVHSLIDSLLIFHLPFCGPNVIDHYFCDVLPLLKLACSDTFLVGLLIVANGGTLSVISFVVLLASYVVILLHLRTRSSEGRRKALSTCGSHITVVTLFFGPCVFIYLRPSTTLSADKMVAVFYTVITPLLNPVIYSLRNAEVKKAMKRLWVRAMKPEER, encoded by the coding sequence ATGGCTAAAACACACAatgtgacagagtttattttcctgGGACTTTCTCCCAATCAGCTGGTGCAGAAAGTCTGCTTTGTGATATTTCTGCTCCTGTATGTAGCCATCGTGCTGGGGAATTTCCTCATTGTCCTCACTGTCATGAGCAGCAGAAGCCTTGgctcccccatgtacttcttcctgagCTACCTCTCCTTTGTGGAGATCTGCTACGCCTCGACGACAGCCCCCAGACTCATCTCAGATCTGCTGGCTGAAAGGAAAGCTATATCTCTGTGGGGCTGCATGACACAGTTTTCCTTTATTCACTTGTTTGGTGGCACTGAGGCTTTCCTGCTcactgtgatggcctatgaccgctacgtggccatctgcaagcccctCAGCTACACCACCATCATGAACCGGCAGGCGTGTGCCTTCCTGGTGGGGGCAGCGTGGATGGGGGGCTTTGTGCATTCCTTGATTGATAGCCTTCTCATCTTCCACTTGCCCTTCTGTGGCCCCAATGTGATCGACCACTATTTCTGTGACGTGCTTCCCCTGCTCAAACTTGCCTGCTCTGACACCTTCCTCGTTGGTCTTCTGATCGTTGCCAACGGGGGGACCCTGTCTGTGATCAGCTTCGTGGTCCTCTTAGCCTCCTATGTGGTCATCTTGCTCCATCTGAGGACTCGGAGCTCCGAGGGGCGACGCAAGGCCCTGTCCACCTGTGGGTCCCACATCACCGTGGTCACCTTGTTCTTTGGGCCCTGCGTCTTCATCTATCTGAGACCTTCCACCACCCTGTCTGCGGACAAGATGGTGGCCGTGTTCTACACGGTGATCACCCCACTGCTCAACCCTGTCATCTACTCCCTGAGAAATGCTGAAGTGAAGAAGGCCATGAAGAGGCTGTGGGTCAGAGCGATGAAACCAGAAGAGAGGTAG
- the LOC122707635 gene encoding olfactory receptor 4B1-like encodes MARTNNVTELIIAGLFQDPEVQRACFVVFLPVYLATVVGNGLIVLTVRVSKSLRAPMYFFLSHLSLVEISYSSTVVPKFITDLLSEIKTISLEGCVAQIFFFHLFGVAEIFLLTVMAYDRYVAICKPLHYTAVMSRPVCHRLLAASWLGGFSHSMVQIMITLQLPFCGPNVIDHYFCDLHPLFKLACTDTSVEGVVVLANSGLISVFSFLLLVSSYIVILFSLRNHSAEGRRKALSTCVSHITVVTLFFGPAIFLYMRPASTFTEDKLVAVFYTVVTPMLNPIIYTLRNAEMKIALKRLWGKKVNSGVE; translated from the coding sequence ATGGCGAGGACCAATAACGTGACTGAGTTAATTATCGCCGGTCTTTTCCAGGACCCAGAGGTGCAGAGAGCGTGCTTTGTGGTCTTTCTCCCCGTGTACTTGGCCACGGTGGTAGGCAACGGCCTCATTGTCCTGACGGTTAGAGTCAGTAAGAGCCTGCGtgcccccatgtacttcttccttagTCACCTGTCGCTGGTGGAGATCAGTTACTCCTCCACTGTTGTCCCTAAATTCATCACAGACTTACTTTCCGAGATTAAAACTATCTCCCTGGAGGGCTGTGTGGCTCAGATATTCTTCTTTCACTTGTTTGGCGTTGCTGAGATCTTCCTGCTCAcggtgatggcctatgaccgctacgtggccatctgcaagcccctGCACTACACAGCCGTCATGAGCCGGCCTGTGTGCCACCGTCTGCTGGCTGCTTCCTGGCTGGGGGGCTTTTCTCACTCCATGGTTCAGATCATGATCACTCTCCAGTTACCCTTCTGCGGTCCCAACGTGATTGACCACTACTTCTGTGACCTCCATCCCTTGTTCAAGCTTGCCTGCACTGACACCTCTGTGGAGGGGGTCGTTGTGTTGGCCAACAGTGGATTaatctctgtcttctcctttctcctcttggtGTCCTcctatattgtcatcctgttcaGCTTGAGGAACCATTCAGCAGAGGGCAGACGCAAAGCCCTCTCCACCTGTGTCTCTCACATCACGGTGGTCACCTTGTTCTTTGGACCCGCCATCTTCCTCTACATGCGGCCCGCCTCCACCTTCACTGAGGACAAGCTGGTGGCCGTGTTCTACACGGTGGTcacccccatgctgaaccccatCATCTACACACTCAGAAATGCAGAGATGAAAATCGCCTTGAAGAGGCTGTGGGGCAAGAAAGTTAACTCAGGGGTGGAGTAA
- the LOC122702623 gene encoding olfactory receptor 4S1, whose translation MGAKNNVTEFVLLGLFQSWEMQRACFLVFSVFHLLTVLGNLLVIVTINASKTLHAPMYFFLSHLSCADMCYPSATTPKMIADTLVERKTISFEGCMTQLFSAHFFGGTEIFLLTAMAYDRYVAICQPLHYTTVMGRRRCGLLAGASWVAGFLHSILQTLLTVQLPFCGPNEIDNFFCDVHPLLKLACADTYVVGLIVVANSGMISLVSFIILIISYVVILLSLRSRSSEGRRKALSTCGSHIITVLLVLVPPMFMYIRPSTTLAADKLVILFNIVMPPLLNPLIYTLRNSEVKSAMRKIFRVKGSLGGEVKLQGI comes from the coding sequence ATGGGCGCCAAGAACAACGTGACTGAGTTCGTCTTGCTCGGCCTTTTCCAGAGCTGGGAGATGCAGCGTGCCTGCTTCCTGGTCTTCTCCGTCTTCCACTTGCTCACGGTCCTGGGGAACCTTCTGGTCATCGTCACCATCAACGCCAGCAAGACCCTGCAtgcccccatgtacttcttcctcagccaCTTGTCCTGTGCCGACATGTGCTATCCATCCGCCACCACACCCAAGATGATCGCCGACACTTTGGTGGAGCGCAAGACCATCTCCTTCGAGGGCTGCATGACCCAGCTCTTTTCTGCCCACTTCTTTGGTGGCACCGAGATCTTCCTCCTCACggccatggcctatgaccgctacgtggcTATCTGCCAGCCCCTGCACTACACGACCGTCATGGGCCGCCGGAGGTGTGGCCTGCTGGCAGGGGCCTCCTGGGTGGCTGGCTTCCTGCATTCCATCCTGCAGACGCTCCTCACGGTCCAGCTGCCCTTCTGTGGGCCCAATGAGATAGACAACTTCTTCTGTGACGTCCATCCCCTGCTGAAGCTGGCCTGTGCGGACACCTACGTGGTGGGGCTCATCGTGGTGGCCAACAGCGGCATGATTTCTTTAGTGTCCTTCATCATCCTTATCATCTCCTACGTGGTCATCCTACTGAGCCTGAGAAGCCGGTCTTCTGAGGGCCGGCGCAAGGCTCTGTCCACTTGCGGCTCACATATCATCACTGTGCTTCTGGTCCTGGTGCCCCCCATGTTCATGTACATTCGACCCTCCACCACCCTGGCTGCTGACAAACTCGTCATCCTCTTTAACATCGTCATGCCACCTTTGCTGAACCCTCTGATCTACACGCTGAGGAACAGTGAGGTGAAAAGTGCCATGAGGAAGATCTTCAGGGTCAAGGGGAGCTTGGGGGGAGAAGTGAAACTGCAAGGTATCTGA
- the LOC122707690 gene encoding olfactory receptor 4X2-like — MAKTHNVTEFIFLGLSPNQLVQKVCFVIFLLLYVAIVLGNFLIVLTVMSSRSLGSPMYFFLSYLSFVEICYASTTAPRLISDLLAERKAISLWGCMSQVFFIHLFGGTETFLLTVMAYDRYVAICKPLSYTTIMNRQACAFLVGAAWVGGFVHSLAQILLVFHLPFCGPNVIDHYFCDVLPLLKLACSDTFLVGLLIVANGGTLSVISFVVLLASYVVILLHLRTRSSEGQRKALSTCGSHITVVTLFFGPCVFIYLRPSTTLSADKMVAVFYTVITPLVNPVIYSLRNAEVKKAMKRLWIRAVKPKER, encoded by the coding sequence ATGGCTAAAACACACAacgtgacagagtttattttcctgGGACTTTCTCCCAATCAGCTGGTGCAGAAAGTCTGCTTTGTGATATTTCTGCTCCTGTATGTAGCCATCGTGCTGGGGAATTTCCTCATTGTCCTCACTGTCATGAGCAGCAGAAGCCTTGgctcccccatgtacttcttcctgagCTACCTCTCCTTTGTGGAGATCTGCTACGCCTCGACGACAGCCCCCAGACTCATCTCAGATCTGCTGGCTGAAAGGAAAGCCATATCTCTGTGGGGCTGCATGTCACAGGTTTTCTTTATTCACTTGTTTGGTGGCACTGAGACTTTCCTGCTcactgtgatggcctatgaccgctacgtggccatctgcaagcccctCAGCTACACCACCATCATGAACCGGCAGGCGTGTGCCTTCCTGGTGGGAGCAGCATGGGTGGGGGGCTTTGTGCATTCCTTGGCTCAAATCCTTCTCGTCTTCCACTTGCCCTTCTGTGGCCCCAATGTGATCGACCACTATTTCTGTGACGTGCTACCCCTGCTCAAACTTGCCTGCTCTGACACCTTCCTCGTTGGTCTTCTGATCGTTGCCAACGGGGGGACCCTGTCTGTGATCAGCTTTGTGGTCCTCTTAGCCTCCTATGTGGTCATCTTGCTCCATCTGAGGACTCGGAGCTCCGAGGGGCAGCGCAAGGCCCTGTCCACCTGTGGGTCCCACATCACCGTGGTCACCTTGTTCTTTGGGCCCTGCGTCTTCATCTATCTGAGACCTTCCACCACCCTGTCTGCAGACAAGATGGTGGCCGTGTTCTACACGGTGATCACCCCACTGGTCAACCCTGTCATCTACTCCCTGAGAAATGCTGAAGTGAAGAAGGCCATGAAGAGGCTGTGGATCAGAGCAGTGAAACCAAAAGAGAGGTAG